Proteins from one Lacrimispora sphenoides genomic window:
- a CDS encoding alanyl-tRNA editing protein, translated as MEKLYYDRPYVKTFEAIVIDCRPGKDCFFEVFLDRTAFYPEGGGQPADTGSLGEAAVLDVREKTEGIVHITDKPLKAGSRVNGIIDWERRFCHMQNHSGEHILSGIVHKHYGLDNVGFHMGKDEVTVDFNGILTMEQIEAVETEVNELIWQDIPVLESYPSKEDLSLIDYRSKKELSGQVRLIEFPGGDVCACCGTHVITAGEIGFLKVTGMIHNKGGVRVTMLCGRMALEDYRKKQKAVSGISVLLSAKPDHLLEAVDRLKEEGQKKDGRIGQLSKELLERKAGDYPELDAPLLVFERDLSPVQLRQFCTMLYEGKKGSVVLACSGDEGIFQYALGSGQKDMRALSKALNGRLNGRGGGSSLMAQGTFQALQEDIRQAFEEES; from the coding sequence ATGGAAAAATTATATTATGACAGACCTTATGTTAAAACATTTGAAGCGATAGTGATAGATTGCAGGCCGGGAAAGGACTGCTTTTTTGAGGTGTTTTTAGATAGGACGGCTTTTTATCCAGAGGGCGGCGGACAGCCGGCTGATACTGGTAGTCTGGGGGAAGCGGCGGTCCTTGATGTTAGGGAAAAGACGGAAGGCATTGTTCACATAACGGATAAGCCCCTAAAGGCTGGAAGCAGGGTGAATGGAATCATAGACTGGGAGAGGAGATTCTGCCATATGCAGAATCATTCCGGAGAGCATATATTGTCGGGAATCGTACATAAGCATTATGGCCTTGATAACGTAGGATTTCACATGGGAAAGGATGAGGTGACCGTGGACTTTAACGGAATCCTCACCATGGAACAGATAGAGGCGGTAGAAACGGAAGTGAATGAACTCATCTGGCAGGATATCCCGGTTCTGGAGTCTTATCCGTCAAAGGAAGATCTATCCCTTATCGATTACCGGAGCAAAAAGGAATTGAGCGGGCAAGTCCGGCTGATCGAGTTTCCGGGAGGCGATGTGTGTGCCTGTTGCGGAACCCATGTGATAACGGCGGGAGAAATCGGTTTTTTGAAAGTGACTGGGATGATTCATAATAAGGGCGGTGTCAGGGTGACCATGCTGTGCGGAAGGATGGCTCTGGAAGATTACCGCAAAAAACAGAAGGCAGTATCCGGAATTTCCGTCCTGCTGTCGGCAAAACCGGATCATCTCCTGGAGGCAGTTGACAGATTGAAAGAAGAAGGGCAGAAAAAGGATGGAAGAATCGGCCAGCTTTCCAAAGAACTTTTAGAAAGAAAGGCCGGAGATTATCCCGAACTGGATGCGCCTCTTCTGGTTTTTGAACGTGACTTATCCCCGGTACAGCTGAGACAGTTTTGCACGATGCTGTATGAAGGAAAGAAGGGAAGCGTTGTTTTGGCATGTTCCGGAGATGAGGGTATCTTTCAGTATGCACTTGGAAGCGGTCAGAAGGACATGAGGGCGTTGAGCAAAGCATTAAATGGAAGATTAAATGGCCGGGGGGGTGGAAGCTCCCTGATGGCCCAGGGCACCTTTCAGGCCTTACAGGAAGATATCAGACAAGCTTTTGAAGAGGAGTCATAA
- a CDS encoding AI-2E family transporter translates to MEFNDSTIKKIRGLIVFAVIVVVAGWNYRSLFALAMKMVGFISPFLLGGVMAFILNVPMRRIEQLLPVKKDNKIRRPLSLCLTLVFVIGLLLLVIFVVLPQLIDTVISLQNSIPAFLAGVKEEAERLFVQNPEIADYINSIEIDWKSFLENVVGFLSAGAGSVLSSTVSAALSIISGMTAFLIALVFAIYILLQKETLSRQIQKLMKAFLPEQVSLRTLEILTLVSETFSHFLTGQCMEAVILGSMFFLTLTAFGLPYGILIGVLIAFTALIPMFGAFIGCAIGAFLMLMVRPLDAFIFLIIFFVLQQVEGNFIYPHVVGNSVGLPSIWVLVAVTIGGSAMGIVGMLIFIPLCSVVYAILREIVNERLEKQKNPKNKK, encoded by the coding sequence ATGGAATTTAATGACAGTACAATTAAAAAAATACGGGGCCTGATCGTATTTGCCGTAATCGTGGTGGTGGCGGGCTGGAATTATCGCAGCCTGTTTGCCCTGGCGATGAAGATGGTGGGATTTATTTCGCCCTTTCTTTTGGGAGGCGTTATGGCTTTTATCCTCAATGTGCCGATGCGCAGGATCGAGCAATTGCTGCCGGTAAAGAAAGATAACAAAATCCGAAGGCCGTTAAGCCTTTGCCTTACCCTGGTGTTTGTAATTGGGCTCCTTCTGCTTGTTATTTTTGTAGTGTTACCTCAGCTTATTGATACCGTTATAAGCCTGCAAAACAGCATTCCGGCGTTTCTTGCAGGTGTTAAAGAGGAAGCGGAGAGGCTGTTTGTCCAGAATCCTGAAATCGCGGATTATATCAACAGCATTGAGATTGACTGGAAATCCTTTCTGGAAAACGTGGTTGGATTTTTATCCGCGGGAGCGGGTTCGGTACTTTCTTCCACCGTGTCGGCCGCTCTTTCCATTATCAGTGGGATGACCGCCTTTTTAATCGCCCTTGTCTTTGCTATTTATATTCTTCTTCAGAAGGAGACTCTTTCACGGCAGATACAAAAGCTGATGAAGGCATTTCTTCCGGAACAGGTGTCCTTACGGACGCTTGAGATTTTAACGCTGGTTTCTGAAACCTTTTCCCATTTCCTTACGGGACAGTGCATGGAAGCAGTCATTCTTGGGAGTATGTTTTTTTTGACCCTGACGGCCTTTGGCCTTCCATATGGGATACTTATCGGCGTTTTGATTGCATTTACAGCCCTGATCCCGATGTTCGGGGCATTTATCGGCTGTGCCATCGGGGCGTTTTTAATGCTGATGGTAAGGCCATTGGATGCATTTATTTTTTTAATCATCTTCTTTGTGCTTCAGCAGGTGGAAGGAAACTTTATCTACCCTCATGTAGTGGGAAATTCCGTGGGACTTCCTTCCATCTGGGTCCTGGTTGCAGTCACCATCGGCGGCAGCGCCATGGGAATTGTAGGAATGCTGATTTTTATTCCACTCTGTTCCGTGGTGTATGCCATTCTCCGGGAAATTGTGAATGAAAGGCTGGAAAAGCAGAAGAATCCTAAAAACAAAAAATAA
- a CDS encoding flavodoxin family protein, with protein sequence MKILVVNGSPKSKSSNTMYLTRAFLEGAQWEDAEIIDVAKANIKNCLGCFACWSKTPGTCVINDDMSEILAKMIAADVIIWSFPLYYFSVPGDLKNLIDRQLPLNLPFMAEGNESGNHPARVDLTHQKHLVISTCGFWTQKGNYDAVIAMFDHLCGKGSYTSILCGQGELFHFPELKGRTDAYLDIVRRAGAEYAAGGIRYGTQAELTEPLYPRDVFEKMADASWGISKNDDAATEDDSLNFTIQMSALYRPDGVERVLEFYYTDIDKTYQIMLTNQGAEVITDGFKPYTTRIETPYSLWRSISRGEISGQDALFKRLYKILGDFNLMLKWNELFGTPPSNSTSKIPQRKTNMMTFLLPWIVIWTTIAINPTIGAAAGIVTAASVTLLWFVFQPVIYEQISIPIVTGLSLAVLFGADTRLVVSGSYLIFGLIWIIGAFPKIPLTAHYSAAHYGNENAFSNPLFMRTNRILTAAWGGLYVITPIWTYILMGTDFSSYIGLINSALPAFMGAFTVWFQKWYPARWARG encoded by the coding sequence ATGAAAATTTTAGTTGTAAATGGTTCTCCCAAAAGTAAAAGCAGTAATACCATGTACCTTACCCGTGCATTTTTAGAGGGAGCCCAATGGGAAGATGCCGAGATTATTGACGTAGCAAAAGCTAACATAAAGAACTGCCTGGGATGCTTTGCCTGTTGGAGTAAAACACCGGGAACGTGTGTCATAAACGACGATATGAGTGAAATTCTCGCCAAAATGATTGCAGCCGATGTGATCATCTGGTCTTTTCCGCTGTATTATTTCAGCGTTCCCGGCGATTTGAAAAATCTCATTGACCGGCAATTGCCACTGAATTTACCTTTCATGGCGGAGGGAAACGAAAGCGGAAATCATCCGGCAAGGGTTGATTTGACCCATCAAAAACACCTTGTTATTTCGACTTGCGGCTTTTGGACACAAAAAGGTAATTATGACGCTGTTATAGCCATGTTTGACCACTTATGCGGCAAAGGCAGCTATACGTCAATTCTATGCGGGCAGGGAGAACTGTTTCATTTTCCGGAATTAAAAGGCCGCACGGATGCGTATCTGGATATCGTCCGCCGTGCCGGGGCGGAATATGCCGCCGGAGGAATTCGTTACGGGACACAGGCAGAGCTTACGGAGCCTTTATATCCCCGAGATGTGTTTGAAAAAATGGCTGATGCCTCCTGGGGTATTTCTAAAAACGATGATGCCGCTACGGAAGATGACAGCTTAAACTTCACGATTCAGATGTCGGCTCTATATAGGCCGGATGGTGTGGAACGTGTATTGGAGTTTTATTATACCGACATTGATAAAACCTATCAGATCATGCTGACAAACCAAGGGGCCGAGGTCATAACGGACGGTTTCAAACCTTATACCACAAGGATTGAAACGCCGTATTCCCTCTGGCGTTCCATCTCCCGCGGTGAAATTTCCGGACAGGATGCGTTATTTAAACGGCTTTATAAAATACTCGGCGATTTTAACCTCATGCTTAAGTGGAATGAGTTGTTTGGTACACCGCCATCAAATTCAACCAGTAAAATACCGCAGCGCAAAACCAACATGATGACCTTTCTCCTGCCCTGGATTGTCATTTGGACAACAATAGCCATTAATCCCACGATTGGTGCTGCAGCCGGCATTGTCACAGCTGCGTCTGTGACCTTATTATGGTTTGTGTTCCAGCCTGTTATCTATGAGCAAATCAGCATCCCGATTGTAACCGGACTTTCGCTGGCAGTCTTATTCGGCGCAGATACGAGGCTGGTCGTTTCCGGCAGCTATTTGATATTCGGATTGATATGGATCATCGGTGCGTTTCCCAAAATACCACTGACCGCCCATTACAGCGCAGCGCACTATGGCAATGAAAACGCATTTTCGAATCCGCTGTTCATGAGAACAAACCGCATTTTGACCGCTGCCTGGGGAGGCTTATATGTAATTACACCGATTTGGACCTATATTCTGATGGGTACCGATTTCTCATCTTATATCGGTTTAATCAATTCTGCTTTGCCTGCGTTTATGGGTGCTTTTACCGTATGGTTCCAGAAATGGTATCCGGCGCGGTGGGCGAGAGGATAG
- a CDS encoding PadR family transcriptional regulator codes for MLNYGSMTGYELDKAFKDSLSFFWQAKNSQIYRELDAMERCGWLTSERVIQNQKPNKRVYSITDSGKEELGSWLSSPESDIADAMRIRSAFLMRVFFAGETDIDQSLEMLRTYRKQCMESSKEMNAAHDIISEYGAIVGDDRKSKYWEIVALYGDVFFDAGLNWADKAIAMLEEMKR; via the coding sequence TTGCTGAATTATGGCTCAATGACGGGCTATGAGCTGGATAAGGCATTTAAGGATTCTCTTTCGTTTTTCTGGCAGGCAAAGAACAGCCAGATTTACCGTGAACTGGATGCCATGGAGCGCTGCGGCTGGCTGACCAGCGAGCGTGTGATCCAGAACCAAAAGCCCAACAAACGGGTGTATAGCATAACAGACAGCGGAAAAGAGGAACTTGGCAGCTGGCTGTCCTCGCCGGAATCGGATATTGCCGACGCAATGCGTATAAGAAGTGCATTTCTGATGCGCGTATTCTTCGCCGGAGAGACAGATATCGATCAATCATTGGAAATGCTCCGCACCTATCGCAAACAATGTATGGAAAGCAGCAAGGAAATGAACGCCGCCCATGATATAATCTCTGAATATGGAGCAATTGTCGGCGACGACCGAAAATCAAAATATTGGGAAATAGTAGCGCTTTACGGAGATGTGTTTTTCGACGCCGGACTTAACTGGGCAGACAAGGCGATTGCTATGTTAGAGGAGATGAAACGATGA
- a CDS encoding P1 family peptidase: MKRMREYGIITGRLAPGPLNKITDVEGVLVGHNTIDTMDHKTGVTVIIPCKDNPFQKKLVAAAYIHNGFGKSQGLIQMEELGTLETPIALTNTLNVGKVHDALVDLMLERCRKEGAELASVNPVVGECNDSVLNNISERVIGLKEVMAAVKDAVPDFEEGAVGAGCGTVCYGLKGGIGSASRRFIIGGETYTLGVLVQSNFGSTENLMIGGRTVGEEIARITKPQVLDRGSIMTVIATDLPVSDRQLKRIIKRAGVGLSRTGSYMGHGSGDIMIGFTTANRISEQAEKELLSIRILKESALETAFTAAAEATEEAVLNSLAMAKTTTGCKGNVVHSLTDLWLSKERS, translated from the coding sequence ATGAAGAGGATGCGGGAATATGGCATCATCACGGGGAGACTGGCTCCGGGACCCCTTAATAAAATCACGGATGTGGAAGGTGTTCTGGTGGGACATAACACGATCGATACCATGGATCACAAAACAGGAGTCACGGTCATCATTCCCTGTAAGGACAATCCCTTCCAAAAAAAGCTGGTGGCAGCGGCTTATATTCATAATGGTTTTGGCAAAAGCCAGGGACTGATCCAGATGGAAGAACTGGGAACTTTAGAAACACCCATTGCCCTTACCAATACGTTAAATGTGGGGAAGGTTCACGATGCTCTGGTGGATTTAATGCTTGAGAGATGCAGGAAAGAGGGGGCAGAGTTAGCTTCTGTAAATCCTGTAGTGGGAGAGTGCAATGATTCGGTCTTAAATAACATCAGCGAAAGGGTTATAGGACTGAAAGAGGTGATGGCGGCTGTTAAAGATGCTGTGCCGGATTTTGAAGAAGGGGCCGTAGGAGCCGGCTGCGGCACGGTATGCTATGGCTTAAAGGGAGGAATCGGGTCTGCTTCCAGAAGGTTTATAATCGGAGGAGAGACCTATACCCTTGGAGTATTGGTGCAGTCGAATTTTGGAAGCACCGAGAACCTGATGATAGGCGGGCGGACTGTTGGAGAGGAAATTGCCCGGATAACAAAGCCGCAGGTTCTGGACAGAGGCTCTATCATGACCGTCATAGCTACGGATCTTCCTGTCTCAGACCGTCAGTTAAAGAGAATTATAAAGCGGGCCGGGGTAGGGCTTTCCAGAACAGGTTCCTATATGGGACACGGAAGCGGAGATATTATGATTGGCTTTACCACGGCAAACCGGATATCGGAACAGGCAGAAAAAGAACTGCTCTCCATCCGCATTCTAAAAGAAAGTGCCCTGGAGACGGCCTTTACGGCTGCGGCAGAAGCGACGGAGGAAGCGGTCCTCAATTCTCTTGCCATGGCAAAAACAACCACAGGCTGCAAAGGTAATGTGGTACATTCCCTGACGGACCTGTGGCTTTCCAAAGAGCGGTCTTAA
- the hemB gene encoding porphobilinogen synthase: protein MDLLYRPRRLRTSDTLRKMVRETRVSKESLIYPLFVVDGKEIVEEIPSMEGQYRYSVDRLPQIMDRLVNAGVEKVLLFGIPAHKDTCGSQAYDEEGVVQRAIRFIREHYPMVYIVTDVCMCEYTSHGHCGILDGESVDNDKTLKYLNMIALSHVKAGAHMVAPSDMMDGRIGSMRQALDEAGFVNVPIMAYSAKYSSAFYGPFREAAGSAPAFGDRKSYQMDYHNRKEALKEVELDVAEGADIVMVKPALSYLDIIREVADRHDLPVAAYSVSGEYAMIKAASKAGFIEEEKIVCESAVSIYRAGADILITYYAIELARFMDEGKIG, encoded by the coding sequence ATGGATTTATTATACAGACCAAGAAGATTAAGAACATCAGATACCTTAAGGAAAATGGTACGGGAAACCAGAGTTTCAAAGGAATCTCTTATTTATCCGCTGTTTGTGGTGGATGGAAAAGAAATTGTGGAAGAAATCCCTTCCATGGAAGGCCAATACCGCTACAGCGTGGACCGGCTCCCGCAAATTATGGACCGGCTCGTAAATGCCGGTGTGGAAAAAGTCCTGTTGTTTGGAATTCCGGCTCATAAAGACACTTGCGGCAGCCAGGCCTACGATGAGGAGGGCGTTGTACAACGGGCCATCCGCTTTATCAGAGAGCATTATCCTATGGTATACATTGTTACGGATGTGTGCATGTGTGAATATACATCCCATGGTCACTGTGGAATCCTTGACGGAGAATCGGTTGATAATGACAAGACCCTGAAATATTTGAACATGATAGCCCTATCCCATGTAAAAGCAGGAGCTCATATGGTGGCCCCTTCCGACATGATGGATGGCAGGATCGGTTCCATGAGACAGGCCCTTGATGAGGCAGGATTTGTGAATGTGCCGATCATGGCTTATTCTGCCAAATATTCCTCCGCATTTTACGGGCCATTTCGGGAGGCTGCCGGATCTGCGCCGGCTTTTGGAGACCGGAAAAGCTATCAGATGGATTATCATAACAGGAAAGAAGCATTAAAGGAAGTGGAGTTAGATGTGGCGGAAGGAGCCGATATCGTGATGGTAAAGCCTGCACTTTCTTATCTGGATATCATAAGAGAAGTGGCAGACCGTCACGACCTTCCTGTGGCCGCATACAGCGTAAGCGGTGAATATGCCATGATAAAAGCGGCTTCTAAAGCTGGTTTTATTGAGGAAGAAAAGATTGTTTGTGAGTCAGCAGTGAGTATATACCGCGCAGGGGCGGATATCCTTATTACATATTACGCAATAGAACTTGCCCGTTTCATGGATGAAGGAAAAATCGGCTGA